One region of Epilithonimonas zeae genomic DNA includes:
- a CDS encoding response regulator transcription factor, with protein sequence MSNRILLVEDDQSFGAVLKDYLTINNFEVTLATDGEMGLKEFTEKEFDICIFDVMMPKKDGFSLAEDVKKIDKNTPIIFLTARNMREDILKGYQIGADDYITKPFDTELLLYKIKAILQRSAVLENEDQEQFKISNIFFDSMLRQLRVGENEYKLSPKENELLKLLCIHRNDFMPRDLALRKIWKKENYFTARSMDVYIAKLRKLLKDDEGLEIINVHGEGFRLLVKNP encoded by the coding sequence ATGAGCAACAGAATATTATTAGTAGAAGACGACCAGAGTTTTGGCGCAGTTCTTAAGGATTATTTAACCATCAACAACTTCGAGGTAACATTGGCAACTGACGGAGAAATGGGACTGAAAGAGTTTACAGAAAAAGAATTCGACATCTGCATTTTCGATGTGATGATGCCGAAAAAAGACGGATTTTCTTTGGCAGAAGATGTGAAGAAAATTGATAAAAACACACCAATTATTTTCTTGACCGCAAGAAATATGCGTGAAGATATCTTGAAAGGTTACCAAATCGGCGCAGACGATTACATCACAAAACCATTTGATACGGAGTTACTTCTTTATAAAATCAAAGCCATTCTACAAAGAAGTGCCGTTTTGGAAAATGAGGATCAAGAGCAATTCAAAATCAGTAATATTTTCTTCGATTCTATGTTGAGACAACTGAGAGTTGGTGAAAATGAATACAAGCTTTCTCCAAAAGAAAACGAACTTTTGAAATTGCTTTGTATTCACAGAAACGACTTTATGCCTAGAGATTTGGCATTGAGAAAAATCTGGAAAAAAGAAAATTATTTCACAGCAAGAAGTATGGATGTTTACATTGCAAAATTGAGAAAACTTCTGAAAGATGATGAAGGTTTGGAAATCATCAACGTTCATGGAGAAGGTTTCAGACTATTAGTGAAAAACCCATAA
- a CDS encoding amidohydrolase — protein MSTLRIAGLNLDIAWKNKEENFKQIENEFASVEADLFLLPEMFSTGFCMEADEVADRNEESLTWMKSFAKDKNSAVAGSVSVAEHGKFYNRFYFVFPNGNFEYYDKRHLFSYSGEDKIYTAGTERKIIDYKGFKILLQVCFDLRFPVFSRNQNDYDAILYVANWPKSRVEAWKSLLKARSIENQAYLFGLNRIGTDGYNLKYEESSLVYFPDGREISERKKNLITIEWNLDELKDFRSKFPFLNERDEFEIIP, from the coding sequence ATGTCAACACTTAGAATCGCAGGATTAAACCTAGATATTGCTTGGAAAAATAAAGAAGAAAATTTCAAACAAATTGAAAACGAATTTGCTTCAGTAGAGGCGGATTTATTTCTATTACCAGAGATGTTTTCTACCGGATTTTGTATGGAAGCCGATGAAGTGGCGGACAGAAATGAAGAATCTTTAACTTGGATGAAGTCCTTTGCTAAGGACAAAAATTCGGCAGTTGCAGGAAGTGTCTCCGTGGCAGAACATGGGAAATTCTATAACCGTTTTTATTTTGTCTTTCCTAATGGGAACTTCGAATATTACGACAAAAGACATTTGTTTTCTTATTCAGGAGAAGATAAAATCTATACAGCAGGAACAGAGCGAAAAATTATTGATTACAAAGGATTTAAAATTCTTTTGCAGGTTTGTTTTGATTTGCGTTTTCCTGTTTTTTCAAGAAATCAAAATGATTATGATGCGATTTTATACGTCGCAAATTGGCCAAAATCCAGAGTTGAAGCTTGGAAATCTTTGCTAAAAGCACGTTCAATTGAAAATCAGGCTTATCTGTTTGGATTAAATCGAATTGGAACCGACGGTTATAATCTTAAATATGAGGAAAGTTCGTTAGTTTATTTTCCGGATGGAAGAGAAATATCTGAAAGAAAAAAGAACCTCATCACAATTGAATGGAATTTGGATGAATTGAAAGATTTTAGAAGCAAATTCCCTTTTTTGAATGAGAGAGATGAGTTTGAAATTATTCCTTAG
- a CDS encoding TlpA family protein disulfide reductase, protein MKTLVKFLLLIFPFLINAQIQTDVSLIKYEDLEKRIQQEKDKFVVVNFWATTCAPCVKELPHFIEVNKKYSQNPNFKMLLVSLDMARDKQKVINFIKTKNLTAEVVILDDNKRMNTWIPKFQKDWEGEIPVTFFYKNGEKVFFNNGEMSLEELESAINKNYNP, encoded by the coding sequence ATGAAGACTTTAGTAAAATTTCTCTTGTTGATTTTTCCTTTCTTGATAAATGCTCAGATTCAAACTGATGTTTCTTTGATTAAGTATGAAGATTTAGAAAAGCGTATTCAACAAGAAAAAGATAAGTTTGTTGTGGTTAATTTTTGGGCAACTACTTGCGCACCTTGTGTCAAAGAATTGCCACATTTCATTGAAGTGAATAAAAAATATTCTCAAAATCCGAATTTCAAAATGCTGTTAGTTTCTTTGGATATGGCGAGAGATAAACAGAAAGTCATCAATTTTATCAAGACCAAAAACCTGACTGCAGAAGTTGTGATTTTGGATGATAACAAAAGGATGAATACTTGGATTCCGAAATTCCAGAAAGATTGGGAAGGCGAGATTCCGGTAACGTTTTTCTATAAAAATGGAGAAAAAGTATTCTTCAATAATGGCGAAATGTCCTTGGAAGAGCTAGAATCAGCAATTAATAAAAATTACAATCCATAA
- a CDS encoding sensor histidine kinase produces MNNKFIPIISVFMTISLVVFVSLQLYWIKELYTSLEQDFSNKVYSALETSTQKVNQIEVNKYWNETYGGVGKEVLASANQPVKTYIQQSSDSANRSNILFQTSIVEKKNIPVSAKGDTLYTTKLYKDEGQLKLKRNSPEPLTTNISRDLDNNSYQMKEFARLSATNLPIEKRVDSKTIDSVIAKELRLKGIDTKFGFGVINKTNQLTTVANNIYLDQKDKTNYTYPLFTDSKDRTLYTLALVFPRKDYSLVKHNLPMLLGTFISLLTILGIYIISINYMMRQKKIAEIKTDFINNMSHEFKTPLATISVATDSLANDKIATDPDKVKYYSGLIKQENLRMKKQVETVLNMSKLERNEMPLHLKETNVRELIKSIAESFRLIVNERNGSLTTEFTATKYNFLIDEFHISNALVNLLDNANKYSPDTPDIKLKTRNEGNWYVIEISDKGMGMESTNKNKIFEKFFREETGNIHNVKGQGLGLSYVKKIIENHKGQIHVDSHKGKGSTFTIKLPIV; encoded by the coding sequence ATGAACAACAAGTTTATTCCTATTATATCTGTATTTATGACGATTTCTTTGGTAGTTTTCGTTTCATTGCAGTTGTATTGGATTAAAGAACTATATACTTCGCTGGAGCAGGATTTTTCTAATAAAGTTTATTCGGCTTTAGAAACATCGACTCAGAAAGTGAATCAAATTGAGGTTAATAAATATTGGAATGAAACTTATGGCGGTGTTGGAAAAGAAGTTTTAGCGTCAGCTAATCAACCCGTAAAAACTTACATTCAGCAAAGTTCTGATTCTGCTAATCGTTCTAATATCCTTTTCCAAACAAGTATTGTTGAGAAAAAAAACATACCGGTTTCTGCCAAAGGAGACACTTTATATACAACGAAACTTTACAAAGACGAAGGCCAATTAAAACTGAAAAGAAATTCACCTGAACCTTTGACAACGAATATCAGCCGAGACCTTGATAACAATTCTTATCAGATGAAAGAATTTGCCAGATTAAGCGCGACAAATCTTCCCATCGAAAAAAGAGTGGACAGCAAGACCATTGATTCTGTTATTGCTAAGGAATTGAGATTGAAAGGAATTGACACCAAATTCGGCTTTGGTGTTATCAACAAAACCAATCAATTAACAACTGTTGCAAACAATATCTATCTTGACCAAAAAGACAAAACGAATTATACTTACCCACTTTTTACAGACAGCAAAGACAGAACGCTTTATACGCTGGCTTTGGTTTTTCCAAGAAAAGATTATTCTCTGGTGAAGCACAATTTACCAATGCTGTTAGGGACTTTCATATCATTATTGACGATTTTGGGGATTTATATTATCTCAATCAATTATATGATGAGACAGAAAAAAATTGCGGAAATCAAGACCGACTTTATCAATAATATGTCTCACGAGTTCAAGACGCCTTTAGCAACAATTTCTGTTGCAACAGATTCTTTGGCTAATGATAAAATTGCTACCGACCCGGATAAAGTCAAATACTATTCGGGGTTGATAAAACAGGAGAATCTGAGGATGAAAAAACAGGTAGAAACTGTTCTGAATATGTCCAAATTGGAACGAAATGAAATGCCTCTTCATCTCAAAGAAACCAATGTACGAGAATTGATTAAAAGTATCGCAGAATCTTTCCGATTAATCGTCAATGAAAGAAATGGAAGTTTGACAACGGAATTTACGGCAACTAAATATAATTTTTTGATTGATGAATTTCATATTTCGAATGCATTGGTCAACTTATTGGATAACGCCAACAAATATTCTCCCGACACGCCCGATATAAAGTTAAAAACAAGAAATGAAGGAAACTGGTACGTGATAGAAATTTCCGACAAAGGAATGGGAATGGAATCGACCAATAAAAATAAAATCTTTGAAAAATTTTTCCGCGAAGAAACCGGAAATATCCATAATGTAAAAGGACAAGGTCTTGGATTGTCTTATGTGAAAAAAATTATCGAAAATCACAAAGGGCAAATCCACGTAGATTCTCACAAAGGAAAAGGAAGCACATTTACAATAAAACTTCCGATAGTATAA
- a CDS encoding energy transducer TonB, with the protein MKKILLLFVLLFSITAFSQEKTENEVFETVDKAATFEAGISSFRNEFAKNVDIKKVLGKGTFRTVMTFVVEKDGTISELKASGENQSFNEQAVKAMKKIKTKWSPAKKDGTTVRSRFRFPAAINI; encoded by the coding sequence ATGAAAAAAATCTTATTACTATTTGTTTTATTATTCAGCATTACAGCATTTTCTCAAGAAAAAACTGAAAACGAAGTCTTTGAAACTGTCGATAAAGCGGCAACTTTTGAAGCCGGAATTTCTTCTTTTAGAAATGAGTTTGCGAAAAATGTTGACATAAAAAAAGTGCTGGGAAAAGGAACTTTTCGTACTGTTATGACTTTTGTTGTAGAAAAAGATGGAACTATTTCTGAATTGAAAGCCAGCGGAGAAAATCAAAGCTTTAACGAACAGGCGGTAAAAGCCATGAAAAAAATAAAAACAAAATGGTCCCCGGCAAAAAAAGATGGAACCACAGTAAGGTCAAGATTTAGATTTCCGGCGGCCATCAATATTTAA
- the mutS gene encoding DNA mismatch repair protein MutS: protein MTQYNTIKAKYPDALLLFRVGDFYETFGQDAIKTSQILGIVLTKRANGEGHIELAGFPHHSVDSYLPKLVRAGMRVAICDQLEDPKSVKGIVKRGVTELVTPGVTFNDQVLSSKKNNFLLSLHKEKEKYGMALVDVSTGEFLVSEGNLEKLLHIVHTFDPSEIIYQRTSEIPSQLKNKNVFKLEDWAFRYPYAYEKLTSHFKTQSLKGFGIEDSKLGITAAGAIFAYLVEDTHHALLQHITRIQVIPQDDYLMMDNFTLRNLEIVYSANHNGKSLLDIIDKTCTPMGGRLLRRRLILPLKNISDINRRLSLIEFLNKEDSLKYDIKDLLKGISDLDRLIGKLAAEKISPKELGYLRQSIININEIRKKLLNFPDVLAWIDPFINLEELITLINEHLNDELPVNINKGNVIREGISEELDYLRNLQSKGRGFLDEMCQREIERTGITSLKIDFNGVFGYYIEVRNTHKDKVPEDWIRKQTLVNAERYITEELKEYESQILGAEEKIGKLELELYRNVCENVLIYIDQLQENSKLVGELDCAVGLSELSVEDNYTKPILNDSFSIDIQEGRHPIIEKSLPLGESYIPNDVFLDRDSQQIIMVTGPNMAGKSAILRQTAIISLLAQIGSFVPAKHAEIGTLDKIFTRVGATDNLSAGESTFMVEMNEAANILNNISDRSLILLDEIGRGTSTYDGVSIAWAIAEYLHQHPTQPKTLFATHYHELNEMSVNFERIKNFHVSIQEAKGSIIFLRKLISGGSEHSFGIHVAKLAGMPFKVVNRANEILKTLESSRATQDSGEKIKRVTEENLQLSFFQLDDPVLENIREELTKIDINTLTPIEALMKLNAIKKMIGK, encoded by the coding sequence ATGACACAATACAATACGATTAAGGCGAAATATCCTGATGCATTGCTATTGTTCCGGGTTGGGGATTTCTACGAAACTTTTGGACAAGATGCGATAAAAACGTCGCAGATTCTTGGCATTGTTTTGACCAAAAGAGCCAATGGCGAAGGTCATATCGAACTGGCCGGATTCCCGCATCATTCTGTGGATTCTTACCTGCCAAAACTGGTAAGAGCCGGAATGCGTGTCGCCATCTGCGACCAATTGGAAGATCCCAAATCTGTCAAAGGAATTGTGAAACGTGGTGTTACGGAATTGGTTACACCGGGCGTTACTTTCAACGACCAAGTCCTATCTTCTAAGAAAAATAATTTTCTGCTTTCCCTTCACAAGGAAAAAGAAAAATACGGAATGGCGCTTGTAGATGTTTCAACAGGTGAATTTCTTGTAAGCGAGGGAAATTTGGAGAAATTACTTCACATTGTTCATACCTTCGACCCGAGCGAGATCATTTATCAGAGAACTTCGGAAATACCGAGCCAATTGAAAAATAAAAATGTTTTCAAGCTGGAAGACTGGGCGTTCAGATATCCTTATGCTTACGAAAAACTGACTTCACATTTCAAAACACAATCTCTGAAAGGTTTTGGAATCGAGGATTCTAAGTTGGGAATCACGGCTGCCGGAGCAATTTTCGCTTATTTGGTAGAAGATACACATCACGCATTGTTGCAGCATATTACAAGAATCCAAGTGATTCCGCAAGATGATTATCTGATGATGGATAATTTCACGCTGAGAAACCTCGAAATTGTTTATTCGGCTAATCATAATGGGAAATCGCTTCTTGATATCATCGACAAAACTTGTACTCCGATGGGTGGAAGATTGTTGAGACGCAGATTGATTTTACCTTTAAAAAACATTAGTGACATCAACCGAAGATTAAGCCTGATTGAATTCCTAAACAAAGAAGATTCTTTGAAATACGATATCAAAGATTTGCTGAAAGGCATTTCTGATTTGGACAGGTTAATTGGAAAATTAGCGGCTGAAAAGATTTCACCGAAAGAATTAGGCTATCTCCGTCAAAGCATCATTAATATTAATGAAATCAGAAAAAAACTTCTGAATTTCCCAGACGTTTTGGCTTGGATTGACCCTTTCATTAATCTTGAAGAATTAATTACTTTGATTAATGAGCATCTGAATGACGAACTTCCCGTGAACATCAACAAAGGAAATGTCATCCGAGAAGGAATCTCGGAAGAACTCGATTATCTAAGAAATCTTCAAAGTAAAGGTCGTGGCTTCCTGGACGAAATGTGTCAGCGTGAAATTGAAAGAACAGGAATCACAAGCTTGAAAATCGATTTCAACGGTGTTTTTGGCTATTATATAGAGGTTAGAAATACGCACAAGGACAAAGTTCCGGAAGACTGGATCAGAAAGCAAACTTTAGTAAACGCTGAACGTTATATTACCGAAGAACTTAAGGAATATGAAAGTCAGATTCTTGGTGCTGAAGAAAAAATTGGAAAGTTAGAATTGGAACTTTACAGAAATGTCTGTGAAAATGTTCTGATTTATATTGACCAATTACAGGAAAATTCAAAGTTAGTCGGCGAACTGGATTGTGCAGTTGGTTTGTCTGAATTATCGGTTGAAGATAATTACACCAAGCCGATTCTGAACGATTCTTTCTCGATTGATATCCAGGAAGGGCGACATCCAATCATCGAAAAGTCTTTACCACTTGGTGAATCTTATATTCCAAATGATGTTTTTCTTGATAGAGATTCTCAGCAGATCATTATGGTAACCGGACCGAATATGGCGGGTAAATCTGCAATTCTGAGACAAACAGCAATTATTTCTCTATTGGCTCAAATTGGAAGCTTTGTGCCTGCAAAACACGCAGAGATTGGAACTCTGGACAAGATTTTTACAAGAGTTGGCGCAACGGATAACTTATCTGCTGGCGAATCGACTTTTATGGTGGAGATGAATGAAGCCGCAAATATCCTTAATAATATCTCGGACAGAAGTTTGATTTTGCTGGACGAAATCGGGCGTGGAACGTCTACTTATGACGGTGTTTCCATTGCTTGGGCGATTGCAGAATATCTTCATCAGCATCCTACGCAACCGAAAACATTGTTTGCAACACATTATCACGAACTTAACGAAATGTCTGTGAACTTCGAGAGAATCAAGAATTTCCACGTTTCAATCCAAGAAGCGAAAGGCAGTATTATTTTCCTCAGAAAACTGATTTCTGGTGGAAGTGAACACAGTTTTGGTATCCACGTGGCGAAGTTGGCTGGAATGCCTTTTAAGGTTGTAAATCGTGCAAATGAGATTCTTAAAACTTTGGAATCCAGCAGAGCAACGCAAGATTCCGGAGAGAAAATAAAACGTGTAACGGAAGAAAATCTTCAGCTTTCATTTTTCCAATTGGACGATCCAGTTCTTGAAAATATTCGTGAAGAATTAACGAAAATCGACATCAATACTTTGACACCAATTGAAGCTTTAATGAAGTTGAATGCGATTAAAAAGATGATTGGAAAGTAA
- a CDS encoding MBL fold metallo-hydrolase yields MKIEQIYTGCLAQGAYYITSENEAAIIDPLREVKPYLERLEKDKVKLKYIFETHFHADFVSGHLDLSQKTDAPIVFGPTAKPEFEAVIAEDNQVFEIGKIKIKVLHTPGHTLESSTFLLIDENGKETAIFSGDTLFLGDVGRPDLAQKAGEITEKDLAGMLYESLQTKILPLDDSITVYPAHGAGSACGKNMQKETVDTLGNQKRTNYALNQPDKESFINEVLDGLTAPPKYFGMNVAMNKGGYESFDQVLKKGNNPLSVEDFETAAEETGALILDTRSASVFHKGFVPNSINIGIKGDFAPWVGAMIVDVQQPILLVSDKGTEEEAITRLSRVGFDNVLGYLDGSFEAWKNSGKETDEVKRISVEEFADEFSDNVKVIDVRKETEYEAEHINEAYSKPLAYINDWVNSLDNSEHFYIHCAGGYRSMIAASILQARGYRNFTEIDGGFNAIKKNEKFPLSNFVCQSKTL; encoded by the coding sequence ATGAAAATCGAACAAATATATACTGGTTGTCTTGCTCAAGGCGCTTACTACATCACTTCTGAAAATGAAGCCGCAATTATTGACCCGCTAAGAGAAGTGAAACCCTATCTGGAGCGACTAGAAAAAGATAAAGTAAAACTGAAGTATATTTTTGAAACGCATTTTCACGCCGATTTTGTTTCGGGACATTTGGATTTATCACAAAAAACCGATGCTCCTATTGTTTTTGGACCAACGGCGAAACCAGAATTTGAAGCGGTTATTGCAGAAGATAATCAGGTTTTCGAGATAGGAAAAATCAAGATTAAAGTTCTTCATACGCCTGGACATACTTTGGAAAGTTCGACTTTTCTTCTGATTGATGAAAACGGAAAAGAAACGGCTATTTTCTCTGGTGACACTTTGTTTTTGGGTGATGTTGGAAGACCGGATTTGGCTCAAAAAGCTGGCGAAATCACAGAAAAAGATTTGGCTGGAATGCTTTATGAAAGTCTTCAAACCAAGATTTTACCTTTAGATGATTCTATCACGGTTTATCCGGCTCACGGTGCTGGTTCTGCTTGTGGAAAAAATATGCAGAAAGAAACAGTGGATACTTTAGGAAATCAGAAAAGAACCAATTATGCACTTAATCAACCGGATAAAGAATCTTTTATTAATGAAGTTCTTGACGGATTAACCGCACCTCCAAAATATTTTGGGATGAATGTCGCTATGAACAAAGGCGGTTACGAAAGTTTTGACCAAGTTCTGAAGAAAGGAAATAATCCTTTGTCTGTAGAAGATTTTGAAACTGCAGCAGAAGAAACCGGAGCTTTGATTTTGGACACAAGAAGTGCATCTGTTTTTCATAAAGGTTTTGTTCCCAATTCTATCAACATCGGTATCAAAGGTGATTTTGCGCCTTGGGTTGGAGCGATGATTGTAGATGTTCAGCAACCAATTCTTTTGGTTTCTGATAAAGGAACCGAAGAAGAAGCAATTACCAGATTGAGCAGAGTAGGGTTTGATAATGTTTTAGGCTATTTGGATGGAAGTTTCGAGGCTTGGAAAAATTCCGGGAAAGAAACAGATGAAGTCAAGAGAATTTCTGTGGAAGAATTTGCGGACGAATTTTCTGACAATGTGAAAGTTATTGATGTCAGAAAAGAGACAGAGTACGAAGCAGAACATATCAATGAGGCTTATAGCAAACCTTTAGCTTACATCAATGATTGGGTTAATTCTTTAGATAATTCTGAGCATTTTTATATCCATTGTGCGGGTGGTTACAGAAGTATGATTGCGGCAAGTATTTTGCAGGCAAGAGGTTATAGGAATTTCACTGAGATTGATGGTGGTTTCAATGCAATCAAGAAAAATGAGAAATTTCCATTGAGCAATTTTGTTTGCCAAAGTAAAACTCTGTAG
- a CDS encoding thioredoxin family protein — protein sequence MSQKFKELIQSERPVLVDFFATWCQPCKVQSSVLNSVKEQVGEKARIVKIDVAQFPSIAADNGVRGVPTLAIFKNGELLWKESGVHDVNSLVGLLERYSN from the coding sequence ATGTCACAAAAATTTAAAGAATTAATCCAATCCGAACGTCCTGTTCTCGTTGATTTTTTTGCAACCTGGTGTCAGCCTTGCAAAGTTCAGTCTTCCGTTTTGAATTCTGTAAAAGAGCAAGTGGGAGAAAAAGCGAGAATCGTTAAAATTGATGTTGCCCAATTCCCTTCAATTGCTGCTGATAATGGCGTTCGCGGTGTTCCGACTTTAGCGATTTTCAAGAATGGCGAATTGCTTTGGAAAGAAAGTGGTGTTCACGATGTTAATTCTTTAGTTGGGTTGCTGGAGCGGTATTCTAATTAA
- a CDS encoding murein L,D-transpeptidase catalytic domain family protein, with amino-acid sequence MKKFPLLLCLVYLVTTSFYPASSEDFSQPKISVKEIKLSPKKNFSPQNPAEEIYKELQFTDETLNFEVFEKAFLGFQNLKNSGKLEPTAKLLSVCDFSLSSNRKRLWVIDLGEKKVLFNTLVAHGKGTGEEFATSFSNTEDSHQSSMGFYVTEQTYNGDNGYSLRLFGMDRGYNDAALERCIVMHGAKYVSEDFIKSEKRLGRSWGCPAVPTNLAKPIINTIKNRTCLFIYFPDQNYLASSQWLKNVEKTDSILDSPKENMATN; translated from the coding sequence ATGAAGAAATTCCCATTATTGTTATGCTTAGTTTATTTGGTAACTACTTCTTTTTATCCTGCGAGTTCTGAGGATTTTTCACAGCCCAAGATAAGTGTCAAAGAAATTAAGCTAAGTCCAAAAAAGAATTTCTCACCACAAAATCCAGCAGAAGAAATCTACAAAGAACTTCAGTTTACGGATGAAACATTGAATTTTGAAGTCTTCGAAAAAGCGTTTTTGGGATTCCAAAATTTAAAGAACTCCGGAAAATTGGAACCGACAGCTAAGTTGCTTTCGGTTTGTGATTTTAGTTTGTCTTCCAACAGAAAACGGCTTTGGGTTATAGATTTGGGTGAGAAAAAAGTATTGTTCAACACTTTGGTAGCACACGGAAAAGGAACGGGAGAAGAGTTCGCAACGAGCTTTTCCAACACAGAAGATTCGCATCAGTCGAGTATGGGTTTCTATGTGACAGAACAGACCTACAACGGTGATAACGGCTATTCTTTGCGATTATTCGGGATGGATAGAGGTTATAACGATGCAGCTCTGGAAAGATGCATTGTGATGCACGGCGCCAAGTATGTAAGCGAGGATTTTATCAAATCTGAAAAAAGGTTGGGGAGAAGTTGGGGTTGCCCAGCAGTTCCAACCAATTTGGCAAAACCAATTATCAATACGATAAAAAACAGAACTTGTCTATTCATTTATTTTCCAGACCAAAATTATCTGGCAAGTTCTCAATGGTTAAAAAATGTGGAGAAAACTGATTCAATCCTTGATTCTCCAAAAGAAAATATGGCAACGAATTAA
- a CDS encoding cupin-like domain-containing protein, with protein sequence MILNPVDVVEHIDKEDFQKKYFKPHKPLLIRGFAKQWGAYEKWNLDYIREKAGDQIVPIYDNKPADANKSSDTPATNMKMKDYIDIIKNKPSDLRIFFYIITDRLPELLKDFTYPDLGMKFFKRLPTLFFGGSEAHVLMHYDVDLGDFFHVHFGGKKRILLFDQKQNEMLYKVPLSVHTIEEIDYDNPNYEKYPALKYATGTEILMEHGDALFIPGAFWHYNRYLEPGFSLSIRALPNRPSKFLSMLYHVFIMRYTDKLMRKIFKAKWVKYKEEWAYRKSSKALEKLKKK encoded by the coding sequence ATGATTCTGAATCCTGTTGACGTTGTAGAACACATTGATAAAGAAGACTTCCAAAAGAAATATTTCAAACCGCACAAACCGTTACTAATCAGAGGTTTTGCAAAACAATGGGGCGCTTACGAAAAATGGAATCTGGATTATATCCGAGAAAAAGCCGGAGACCAAATTGTTCCCATCTATGACAACAAACCCGCTGATGCGAACAAGAGTTCTGACACGCCGGCTACCAATATGAAGATGAAGGATTATATTGATATTATCAAGAATAAACCTTCTGACCTCAGAATCTTTTTTTACATTATTACCGACAGATTGCCGGAATTGCTGAAAGATTTTACCTATCCTGATTTGGGAATGAAATTTTTCAAACGTCTTCCCACTCTGTTTTTTGGAGGAAGTGAAGCGCACGTTTTGATGCATTATGATGTGGATTTGGGAGACTTTTTCCATGTTCATTTTGGTGGTAAAAAAAGAATTTTACTATTTGACCAGAAGCAGAACGAAATGCTCTATAAAGTTCCACTTTCTGTCCACACGATAGAAGAAATTGATTATGATAACCCTAATTACGAAAAATATCCTGCCCTGAAATATGCGACAGGAACCGAAATACTGATGGAACACGGCGACGCTTTGTTCATCCCTGGCGCTTTCTGGCACTACAACCGTTATCTGGAGCCTGGTTTTTCTTTATCTATCAGAGCATTGCCCAATCGACCTTCAAAATTTTTGAGTATGCTTTATCACGTTTTCATTATGCGATATACGGATAAGCTGATGCGAAAAATCTTCAAGGCAAAATGGGTGAAATATAAAGAGGAATGGGCTTACCGGAAAAGCTCCAAAGCTCTGGAAAAGTTGAAGAAAAAATAA
- a CDS encoding four helix bundle protein, whose amino-acid sequence MSVDIINQLSELAYSEKVSVLRKQIFRSSSSSAANYRAMCRVRSTKERYSKICIVVEEADETLFWIDFMQDLKMFSETTLNKWFNEAEEIVKATSSYKRYLKEKLTENQ is encoded by the coding sequence TTGTCAGTAGATATTATCAATCAATTGTCAGAATTAGCTTACTCAGAAAAAGTTTCTGTTTTAAGAAAACAAATTTTCAGAAGTTCATCTTCCTCAGCTGCAAATTATAGAGCAATGTGTAGAGTTAGGTCGACAAAGGAAAGATATTCTAAAATTTGTATCGTTGTTGAAGAAGCTGATGAAACTCTATTTTGGATAGATTTTATGCAAGATTTGAAAATGTTTTCAGAAACTACTTTGAATAAATGGTTTAATGAAGCAGAAGAAATTGTAAAAGCAACATCTAGCTACAAAAGATATTTAAAAGAAAAACTAACAGAAAATCAATAA